The Mesomycoplasma flocculare ATCC 27399 genome includes a window with the following:
- the msrB gene encoding peptide-methionine (R)-S-oxide reductase MsrB: MKKNKKFLHLNELQYKVTQENFTEPPFENLYNDNYQEGVYVDVVDGSPLFLSLNKYDSGSGWPSFWKPINENDIVEVLDFSMPVTRIEVRSKKADSHLGHVFNDGPKKNGGRRYCINSAALQFIPKSELKAHNLGHLLKFFEQK, translated from the coding sequence ATGAAGAAAAATAAAAAGTTTTTACATTTAAATGAACTGCAATATAAAGTAACACAAGAAAATTTTACTGAACCACCTTTTGAAAATCTTTATAATGATAATTATCAGGAAGGAGTTTATGTTGATGTTGTTGATGGTAGCCCGCTTTTTTTGTCGCTAAATAAGTATGATTCAGGTTCAGGTTGGCCTTCATTTTGAAAACCAATCAATGAAAATGATATAGTTGAGGTTCTCGATTTTAGCATGCCTGTAACTAGAATTGAGGTCCGTTCGAAAAAAGCAGATTCCCATTTAGGCCATGTTTTCAATGACGGTCCCAAAAAAAATGGCGGAAGACGCTATTGTATAAATTCAGCAGCACTTCAATTTATTCCCAAATCAGAATTAAAAGCACA